From a region of the Haloferax volcanii DS2 genome:
- a CDS encoding SWIM zinc finger family protein, whose translation MDSADDWRAALAETGRLSPQIVQAIVDAHGDRGVTAIEAVSERRVKRYRDFDVVVGYDDEYVVEDRGCTCKDSQYNLDPDEGERCWHVLAVDVAEALDELDHHDMWYSDVREFL comes from the coding sequence GTGGATTCGGCCGACGACTGGCGAGCGGCGCTCGCGGAGACCGGGCGACTCTCGCCGCAAATCGTGCAGGCCATCGTCGACGCCCACGGCGACCGGGGCGTCACGGCCATCGAGGCCGTCTCCGAGCGGCGGGTGAAGCGCTACCGCGACTTCGACGTGGTCGTCGGCTACGACGACGAGTACGTGGTCGAAGACCGGGGCTGTACCTGCAAGGACTCCCAGTACAACCTCGACCCCGACGAGGGCGAGCGCTGTTGGCACGTCCTCGCGGTCGACGTGGCCGAGGCCCTCGACGAACTCGACCACCACGACATGTGGTACTCCGACGTGCGGGAGTTTCTGTAA
- a CDS encoding transcription initiation factor IIB, translated as MSEARSPQGCPECDGHLGFEAGETVCTDCGLVVSEYRIDHGPEWRSFADDDRNPARTGAPLTRSRHDRGLSTEIGRSTRIKGRKRRQFARMRRQHNRARISTKRERNQVYAFTEIRRVTSALSLPNHIRDQACSLFESAQNEDLLRGRSLEGFAAACVYAACRVAGVSRSVEEVCDVSKATEAEHQAAYGALNRDLGLPVAPADPTEYLPRFATKLDLDSDTERRAREYVAEARDEGLVGGKNPCGVAAACLYTAASDRGEDCTQAEAADVADVTPVTLRKTYVALRE; from the coding sequence ATGAGTGAAGCACGCTCCCCCCAGGGTTGCCCCGAATGCGATGGACACCTCGGTTTCGAAGCCGGCGAGACGGTCTGTACCGACTGCGGTCTCGTCGTCTCGGAGTACCGCATCGACCACGGCCCCGAGTGGCGCTCGTTCGCCGACGACGACCGCAACCCCGCTCGGACCGGCGCGCCGCTCACCCGCTCGCGGCACGACCGCGGCCTGTCGACCGAAATCGGCCGCTCGACGCGTATCAAGGGCCGCAAGCGCCGGCAGTTCGCCCGCATGCGCCGCCAGCACAACCGCGCCCGCATCTCGACCAAGCGCGAGCGCAATCAGGTGTACGCCTTCACCGAGATTCGCCGCGTGACGAGCGCGCTGTCGCTGCCGAACCACATCCGCGACCAGGCGTGTTCGCTGTTCGAGTCCGCCCAGAACGAAGACCTCCTGCGCGGCCGCTCGCTCGAAGGGTTCGCCGCGGCCTGCGTCTACGCCGCCTGCCGCGTCGCCGGCGTCTCCCGGAGCGTCGAGGAGGTCTGCGACGTGTCGAAGGCTACGGAGGCGGAGCACCAAGCGGCCTACGGCGCGCTCAACCGCGACCTCGGCCTCCCCGTCGCGCCCGCCGACCCGACCGAGTACCTGCCGCGGTTCGCGACCAAGCTCGACCTCGACAGCGACACCGAACGCCGGGCGCGCGAGTACGTCGCCGAGGCCCGCGACGAGGGGCTCGTGGGCGGCAAGAACCCCTGCGGCGTCGCCGCGGCGTGTCTCTACACCGCCGCGTCCGACCGCGGCGAGGACTGCACGCAGGCCGAGGCCGCCGACGTAGCCGACGTGACGCCCGTGACGCTCCGCAAGACGTACGTGGCGCTCCGCGAGTGA
- a CDS encoding DUF7855 family protein, translating to MLLVVTYSQAARTTLRNICRTHDEVVVRQLGRAALFDETELAAFLALRLREKHDEDVQIEQTQPFNEFAAVPDAVREAAAAYEDRESPATPYSKFASGTDHPSAAEMQRREL from the coding sequence GTGTTGTTGGTCGTGACCTATTCGCAGGCGGCGCGGACGACGCTTCGGAACATCTGCCGGACCCACGACGAGGTCGTAGTCCGTCAGTTGGGTCGCGCCGCGCTGTTCGACGAGACGGAGTTGGCCGCCTTCCTCGCGCTTCGGCTTCGGGAGAAACACGACGAAGACGTTCAAATCGAGCAAACCCAGCCGTTCAACGAGTTCGCGGCCGTCCCCGATGCGGTCCGCGAGGCCGCGGCCGCCTACGAGGACCGCGAGTCGCCGGCGACGCCGTACAGCAAGTTCGCCTCGGGGACCGACCACCCGTCGGCCGCCGAGATGCAGCGCCGCGAGCTATGA
- a CDS encoding DUF7858 family protein: MGLSEIAAALETTTTEQRSRCVPTVDDTDVSLRERFEAHADALPCAPAAAERVVEAHGSGTSVGASARDAGVAPVTAAKLLHRCGEAGVTPLAPEARRIVRDWIDGRISRADALALTGAEPSEFALATYVETHDPIDPLVEAVEGALADRTDAAVAKRDSLAETMSSVTDMQF, encoded by the coding sequence ATGGGGTTGTCAGAAATCGCCGCCGCGTTAGAGACGACGACGACTGAACAGCGTTCGCGCTGTGTCCCGACCGTCGATGACACCGATGTTTCCCTCCGCGAGCGCTTCGAGGCGCACGCAGACGCGCTCCCCTGTGCGCCTGCGGCAGCGGAACGGGTTGTCGAAGCACACGGGTCTGGCACGTCGGTCGGAGCCAGCGCGCGCGACGCAGGCGTCGCTCCCGTCACGGCGGCGAAGCTCTTGCACCGTTGCGGCGAAGCGGGCGTGACCCCCCTCGCACCCGAGGCGCGACGCATCGTCCGCGATTGGATCGACGGGCGCATCTCGCGCGCCGACGCGCTCGCGCTCACCGGCGCGGAGCCGTCGGAGTTCGCCCTCGCAACGTACGTCGAGACACACGACCCCATCGACCCCCTCGTCGAAGCCGTCGAGGGCGCGCTGGCCGACCGCACCGACGCGGCCGTCGCCAAGCGCGACTCGCTGGCCGAGACCATGAGCTCGGTCACCGATATGCAGTTCTGA
- a CDS encoding DUF7847 domain-containing protein: MAVLQSFRTALRIVTETPVLVAFALAFGLVGALNNASGPAGAVGSLLQLLAVPALTGAFYTVADGARPGSDTDLRASTAAQRYYVSLLGATLLAGLVVFVVAMVVGGSVLGYVGFDRLNAVLNGSASLTPAELAASGVALVVLMAVVYVFIFFDTAVVLDGQTAGGSLSRSVDFVLSNLRAVVGYAVVATAVTSVVDLPVLWFVTLDGATTVAGAVTAFQAPMSTVDIAVVAVGSTVTTLVGRTYKVCFYRACADAAPGADPESGDGEWTA; the protein is encoded by the coding sequence GTGGCAGTCCTCCAATCGTTTCGAACGGCCCTCCGAATCGTCACCGAGACGCCGGTGCTCGTCGCGTTCGCCCTCGCGTTCGGGCTCGTCGGCGCGTTGAACAACGCCTCCGGTCCGGCCGGGGCCGTCGGCTCGCTCCTCCAACTCCTCGCCGTGCCGGCGCTCACCGGCGCGTTCTACACCGTCGCCGACGGCGCGCGCCCCGGCTCCGACACCGACCTGCGCGCGTCCACCGCGGCACAGCGTTACTACGTCAGCCTGCTCGGCGCGACGCTCCTCGCCGGATTGGTCGTGTTCGTCGTCGCGATGGTCGTCGGCGGCAGCGTCCTCGGCTACGTCGGGTTCGACCGACTCAACGCGGTGCTGAACGGCTCCGCGAGCCTCACGCCCGCCGAACTCGCCGCGTCCGGGGTGGCGCTCGTGGTCCTGATGGCCGTCGTCTACGTCTTCATCTTCTTCGATACCGCCGTCGTCCTCGACGGACAGACCGCCGGCGGGTCGCTCAGTAGAAGCGTCGACTTCGTCCTCAGCAACCTCCGGGCCGTCGTCGGCTACGCGGTCGTCGCGACCGCAGTGACCTCGGTCGTCGACCTGCCGGTGCTCTGGTTCGTCACCCTCGACGGGGCGACCACCGTCGCCGGCGCGGTGACGGCGTTCCAAGCGCCGATGTCGACGGTCGATATCGCCGTCGTGGCCGTCGGTTCGACGGTCACGACGCTCGTCGGCCGAACGTACAAGGTCTGTTTCTACCGGGCCTGCGCGGACGCCGCGCCGGGAGCGGACCCGGAATCGGGTGACGGCGAGTGGACGGCGTAG
- a CDS encoding uracil-DNA glycosylase → MVDADPRFPDADETLVLEPDCARCPALVDCRNRISWGVGPDDATVMVVGEAPGAGNPDAERWRGGNWTGMSYTARHSGRRIRETMAAVGYESGVFYTNAVKCFPSDGEGSNRAPTAAEKANCRDHLVSELEAVDPDVVVPTGRHATESVLALDDASLDGFLDTVLDPVESERFGYTVVPLLHPSYRDVWLSRLGYELEEYLADLEALLPER, encoded by the coding sequence ATGGTCGACGCCGACCCGCGGTTCCCCGACGCCGACGAGACGCTCGTCCTCGAACCCGACTGCGCGCGCTGTCCGGCGCTCGTCGACTGCCGCAACCGCATCTCGTGGGGCGTCGGCCCCGACGACGCGACCGTGATGGTCGTCGGGGAAGCGCCGGGCGCGGGCAACCCCGACGCCGAGCGCTGGCGGGGCGGCAACTGGACCGGGATGTCCTACACGGCCCGGCACTCGGGCCGCCGCATCCGCGAGACGATGGCCGCCGTCGGCTACGAATCGGGCGTCTTCTACACGAACGCCGTCAAGTGCTTCCCTTCGGACGGCGAAGGGTCGAACCGCGCGCCCACGGCCGCCGAAAAGGCGAACTGCCGCGACCACCTCGTTTCCGAACTCGAAGCCGTCGACCCCGACGTGGTGGTCCCGACCGGCCGCCACGCGACCGAAAGCGTCCTCGCGCTCGACGACGCCTCGCTGGACGGCTTCCTCGATACCGTCCTCGACCCCGTCGAGAGCGAGCGGTTCGGCTACACCGTGGTCCCGCTTTTACACCCCTCGTACCGCGACGTGTGGCTGTCGCGTCTCGGCTACGAGTTAGAGGAGTATCTGGCCGACTTGGAGGCGTTGCTTCCCGAGCGATAA
- a CDS encoding DUF7854 family protein, producing MDRISAIRNIEDAIRDLESGDADLASTEQRVVTVLRTFATEFEDDAGDGTLDAWTAVGDDRAEGLVVLAADADDARARVRDLLDEATGDADDVTFSVERV from the coding sequence ATGGACCGAATCTCCGCCATCCGCAACATCGAAGACGCCATCCGCGACCTCGAATCGGGGGACGCGGACCTCGCCAGCACCGAGCAGCGCGTCGTGACCGTGCTCCGGACGTTCGCCACGGAGTTCGAAGACGACGCCGGCGACGGGACGCTCGACGCGTGGACGGCCGTCGGCGACGACCGCGCCGAGGGACTTGTCGTCCTCGCCGCCGACGCCGACGACGCGCGGGCGCGGGTCAGAGACTTACTCGACGAGGCGACCGGCGACGCCGACGACGTGACGTTCTCGGTCGAGCGCGTCTGA
- a CDS encoding DUF7856 family protein encodes MRLRLPDGTAVEGRAIDLASDSVAVDADEVVAAIRADGRADAPGAVRIDCSSPGPGHDRLGRVPVSDPAPSRGWLLAAVGRSRGRRAPVADDLDRLEAKLAEHRDRAAGESNADDPERVDTSAAALRQARHRVAAAGEDESRLRERVATLRGRVNAHRDAGDDEATAAARQELVEAATELSEVETERVAAEQRLSALEQASRAERDRRDARLKLEDAVENRRRDARAYFAAELGAEFEAALRDLASLPAAATPAVDSPPVPPAPESDPVARSLAAVRLADLSAPVVLSCGRFSDAEAAADWLGAPVVRCSPSD; translated from the coding sequence ATGAGGCTCCGATTGCCCGACGGAACCGCCGTCGAGGGGCGAGCTATCGACCTCGCCAGCGACTCGGTCGCTGTCGACGCCGACGAGGTCGTCGCCGCGATACGAGCGGACGGGAGAGCCGACGCGCCGGGCGCGGTCCGAATCGACTGCTCGTCGCCCGGCCCCGGCCACGACCGACTCGGCAGAGTTCCCGTTTCGGACCCGGCCCCGTCCCGCGGGTGGCTCCTCGCGGCAGTCGGGCGGTCCCGCGGCCGCCGCGCTCCCGTCGCCGACGACCTCGACCGACTCGAAGCGAAACTCGCGGAGCACCGCGACCGTGCGGCCGGGGAGTCGAATGCGGACGACCCCGAGCGCGTCGACACGTCCGCGGCCGCGCTCCGCCAGGCCCGCCACCGCGTCGCCGCCGCCGGAGAAGACGAGTCTCGGCTCAGAGAGCGCGTCGCGACCCTCCGCGGACGGGTGAACGCCCACCGCGACGCCGGCGACGACGAGGCGACCGCGGCGGCCCGACAGGAGCTCGTGGAGGCGGCGACGGAACTCTCGGAAGTCGAAACAGAACGCGTCGCGGCCGAACAGCGGCTGTCGGCGCTCGAACAGGCGAGCCGAGCCGAACGAGACAGGCGGGACGCGAGACTCAAACTCGAAGACGCGGTCGAGAACCGCCGCCGAGACGCGCGGGCGTACTTCGCGGCCGAACTCGGAGCGGAGTTCGAAGCGGCGCTCCGAGACCTCGCGTCGCTCCCGGCTGCGGCGACTCCGGCGGTCGACTCGCCACCTGTGCCGCCCGCCCCCGAATCAGACCCCGTCGCGCGCTCGCTGGCCGCCGTTCGCCTCGCCGACCTGTCCGCCCCGGTCGTCCTCTCGTGCGGCCGGTTTTCGGACGCCGAGGCCGCGGCGGACTGGCTCGGCGCGCCGGTCGTTCGGTGTTCTCCCTCCGATTGA
- a CDS encoding DUF7857 domain-containing protein — protein MHSDIDVSADDGVALVSVRVDNDAPVDRRVRLRNRLDGPVLPPRRAGVPEPGWDNEGFEGVVPAGSTVALGYAVPLSPPGDRDAEAVDADGLPEHAVDVETLGRADESDEAADSTPEGAIRSLGSARPPADAVPVSADPPPTVSAPETPESAPDTAGDERPDPLPRPDPDAAGGERSTPSEQPTDADVSAAVETREPRDHETQRPSEPASLAAVERRIDLAERLDGASVADAAAALSEAERGVEALESLDADRERLRRLAARATALADRAADADPDVDALRRLA, from the coding sequence ATGCACTCCGATATCGACGTGAGCGCGGACGACGGCGTCGCCCTCGTCTCGGTCCGAGTCGACAACGACGCGCCGGTCGACCGACGCGTCAGGCTTCGCAACCGCCTCGACGGCCCGGTGCTTCCGCCGCGTCGCGCCGGCGTCCCCGAACCCGGCTGGGACAACGAGGGCTTCGAAGGCGTCGTTCCCGCGGGTTCGACGGTCGCGCTCGGCTACGCCGTTCCCCTATCGCCGCCGGGCGACCGTGACGCCGAGGCTGTCGACGCCGACGGCCTCCCGGAGCACGCGGTCGATGTCGAGACGCTCGGCCGCGCCGACGAGTCGGACGAGGCCGCCGATTCGACGCCCGAGGGCGCGATTCGGTCGCTCGGCTCGGCGCGGCCGCCGGCCGACGCGGTTCCCGTTTCTGCTGACCCGCCGCCGACGGTCTCCGCGCCGGAGACGCCCGAGTCAGCTCCCGACACCGCCGGCGACGAACGCCCCGACCCGCTTCCGCGACCCGACCCCGACGCCGCCGGCGGCGAACGTTCCACTCCGTCCGAGCAGCCGACGGACGCCGACGTGTCGGCGGCGGTCGAGACGCGCGAGCCGCGCGACCACGAGACCCAGCGGCCATCGGAGCCGGCGTCTCTCGCGGCCGTCGAGCGTCGTATCGACCTCGCTGAGCGGCTGGACGGCGCGTCGGTCGCGGACGCCGCGGCGGCGCTCTCGGAGGCCGAACGCGGCGTTGAGGCGCTCGAATCGCTCGACGCGGACCGCGAACGCCTTCGTCGATTGGCGGCGCGCGCGACCGCGCTCGCGGACCGCGCGGCCGACGCCGACCCCGACGTGGACGCGCTCCGGAGGCTCGCGTGA
- a CDS encoding HIT family protein — protein MSDCIFCAIVDGDIPGRIVHETDQSLAFLDANPLAPGHTLVVPKEHHARLDEVPADAAADLFAAVNDLVPRVEAAVDADATNVGINNGPAAGQEVDHVHVHIVPRFEGDGGSPIHAVAGERPDLSDEELADIEAAISG, from the coding sequence ATGTCCGACTGCATCTTCTGCGCTATCGTCGACGGCGACATCCCCGGCCGAATCGTCCACGAGACCGACCAATCGCTTGCGTTCCTCGACGCCAACCCGCTCGCGCCCGGTCACACGCTCGTCGTCCCGAAAGAGCACCACGCCCGCCTCGACGAGGTGCCGGCGGACGCCGCGGCCGACCTGTTCGCCGCCGTGAACGACCTCGTGCCGCGCGTCGAGGCGGCGGTCGACGCCGACGCGACGAACGTCGGCATCAACAACGGCCCCGCCGCCGGCCAGGAGGTCGACCACGTCCACGTCCACATCGTCCCGCGGTTCGAGGGCGACGGCGGCAGTCCCATCCACGCCGTCGCGGGCGAGCGCCCCGACCTCTCCGACGAGGAACTGGCCGACATCGAGGCGGCCATCTCGGGCTGA
- a CDS encoding DUF7860 family protein: MGRYGDIDYPRMTKTGLGLGLALFLFGAIGAKVALAVSGGAIPGWERTLFFDAEWLGIALVLFSPIIFGIVLPLTE; this comes from the coding sequence ATGGGACGCTACGGAGACATCGACTACCCGCGGATGACCAAGACCGGCCTCGGACTGGGGCTCGCGCTGTTCCTGTTCGGCGCTATCGGCGCGAAAGTCGCCCTCGCCGTGAGCGGCGGTGCCATCCCCGGCTGGGAGCGAACGCTGTTTTTCGACGCCGAGTGGCTCGGCATCGCGCTGGTGCTGTTCTCGCCGATTATCTTCGGCATCGTGCTCCCGCTGACGGAGTAG
- a CDS encoding P-loop NTPase, translating to MILAVVSGKGGVGKSTLSFELAAELGSVVVDADLGMANLPYAPGPDLHDVLAGRADPLEAVRSGGPVSILPCGRTLAGARAADTRLLADALHAVEAAYGDVVVDCPAGMRADAGVPLAVADACVVVASPKGYALADAVRTRELARELGCGLAAVAVNRVVDAVPLDAFADVLGAPATGIPADSRLAEAVERFEPVVASSPESLPSARIRELADAVRVSGR from the coding sequence GTGATTCTCGCGGTCGTCTCCGGGAAGGGCGGCGTCGGGAAGTCGACGCTGTCGTTCGAACTCGCGGCGGAACTGGGGTCGGTCGTCGTGGACGCGGACCTCGGAATGGCGAACCTTCCGTACGCGCCCGGTCCCGACCTCCACGACGTGCTCGCGGGTCGGGCCGACCCGCTCGAAGCCGTCCGCTCGGGCGGGCCGGTCTCGATACTCCCGTGCGGGCGGACGCTCGCCGGCGCGCGGGCGGCCGACACGCGCCTCCTCGCCGACGCGCTTCACGCGGTCGAAGCGGCCTACGGCGACGTGGTCGTGGACTGCCCCGCCGGGATGCGCGCCGATGCGGGCGTCCCGCTCGCCGTCGCCGACGCCTGCGTCGTGGTCGCGTCACCGAAGGGCTACGCGCTGGCCGACGCGGTTCGAACCCGCGAGCTGGCGCGCGAACTCGGCTGCGGGCTCGCCGCCGTCGCGGTCAACCGCGTCGTCGACGCGGTGCCGCTGGACGCCTTCGCCGACGTGCTCGGCGCGCCGGCGACGGGGATTCCCGCGGACTCGCGGCTGGCCGAGGCGGTCGAGCGGTTCGAGCCGGTCGTCGCGTCGTCGCCGGAGAGCCTTCCCAGTGCTCGGATTCGGGAACTCGCGGACGCGGTCCGGGTGAGCGGTCGGTAG
- the prs gene encoding ribose-phosphate diphosphokinase has protein sequence MLVPGASSQALAAALADELGESLAAVEYDRFPDGETLAAVPGFDADAATIVASTASNDAYVELLQLQDAVREAGASAVTTVIPYMGYARQDKAFEAGHPISARAVARAVSTTTDRVVLVNPHEDAVADFFDVPVDIVDAAGRLAEPLPELDAPLFLSPDSGAIDIAETVRDAYGEGETDYFEKVRHSGTDVDITPSDADFEGRDVVITDDIIATGSTMSEAVGVLADGGAKRVFCATVHPLLARNARTKLARAGIERVVGTDTIERDVSEVSVAPVLAGEIER, from the coding sequence ATGCTCGTACCCGGCGCATCCTCGCAGGCACTCGCGGCCGCGCTCGCCGACGAACTCGGCGAGTCGCTCGCGGCCGTCGAGTACGACCGCTTCCCCGACGGCGAGACGCTGGCCGCGGTCCCCGGTTTCGACGCCGACGCCGCCACCATCGTCGCCAGCACCGCCAGCAACGACGCCTACGTCGAACTGCTCCAACTGCAAGACGCCGTCCGCGAGGCCGGCGCATCGGCGGTCACGACGGTCATCCCGTACATGGGCTACGCCCGACAGGACAAGGCGTTCGAGGCCGGCCACCCGATTTCGGCCCGCGCGGTCGCCCGCGCCGTCAGCACGACGACCGACCGCGTCGTGCTCGTCAACCCCCACGAGGACGCCGTCGCCGACTTCTTCGACGTGCCCGTCGACATCGTCGACGCCGCCGGGCGACTCGCGGAGCCGCTCCCCGAACTCGACGCCCCGCTGTTTCTGTCGCCCGACTCGGGAGCCATCGACATCGCGGAGACCGTCCGCGACGCCTACGGCGAGGGCGAGACCGACTACTTCGAGAAGGTGCGCCACTCCGGGACCGACGTGGACATCACGCCGAGCGACGCCGACTTCGAGGGCCGCGACGTGGTCATCACCGACGACATCATCGCCACCGGGTCGACCATGAGCGAGGCGGTCGGCGTCCTCGCCGACGGCGGCGCGAAGCGCGTCTTCTGTGCGACCGTCCACCCGCTTCTCGCCCGCAACGCCCGCACGAAACTCGCGCGCGCCGGTATCGAGCGCGTCGTCGGTACCGACACCATCGAACGCGACGTGAGCGAGGTGTCCGTCGCGCCCGTTCTCGCCGGCGAAATCGAACGATAA
- a CDS encoding cell division inhibitor, with the protein MSIPTTIALVGATGGAGTTRLSLELAAALATDGRDVAVLDAAFATQGLSDYVSGTLDPDATALVTDAADVPLESGLVAFETDAEGRVAVCPAAAPFERLARAMTPDAARAFEGRIAEAADGFDHVLVDAPLLASNQTVAAAAACDRVALVAPATDRGADAVGRLSARAADIDTDIDAVVSTFGALDDADVVVPETEATGLADAPACREDAELAAGVAAVAEVLLDIEIDAVAATDGVLGSVSEYVRR; encoded by the coding sequence ATGTCCATTCCCACCACCATCGCGCTCGTCGGGGCCACCGGCGGCGCGGGCACGACCCGACTGTCGCTCGAACTCGCCGCAGCGCTCGCGACCGACGGCCGCGACGTGGCCGTCCTCGACGCGGCGTTCGCCACGCAGGGCCTCTCAGACTACGTTTCGGGGACGCTCGACCCCGACGCGACGGCGCTTGTCACCGACGCCGCCGACGTGCCGCTGGAGTCGGGGCTGGTCGCGTTCGAGACCGACGCCGAGGGACGCGTCGCCGTCTGCCCGGCCGCGGCCCCCTTCGAGCGGCTCGCGCGGGCGATGACGCCCGACGCCGCGCGGGCGTTCGAAGGTCGTATCGCCGAGGCCGCAGACGGCTTCGACCACGTCCTCGTCGACGCGCCGCTCCTCGCGTCGAACCAGACGGTCGCCGCCGCCGCGGCCTGCGACCGGGTCGCGCTCGTCGCGCCCGCCACGGACCGCGGTGCCGACGCGGTCGGTCGGCTCAGTGCGCGGGCCGCCGACATCGACACCGATATCGACGCCGTCGTCTCCACGTTCGGCGCGCTCGACGACGCGGACGTGGTCGTGCCCGAGACCGAGGCGACCGGCCTCGCCGACGCGCCGGCGTGCCGCGAAGACGCCGAGCTCGCGGCGGGCGTCGCCGCGGTCGCGGAGGTGCTTCTCGACATCGAAATCGACGCCGTGGCTGCCACCGACGGCGTCCTCGGCTCGGTCAGCGAGTACGTCCGTCGCTGA
- a CDS encoding HVO_0234 family beta-propeller protein, whose product MADFDLSIDEKRVYADKSGKQTAYVAAGVGVVTVDVSDDLVGGFRIDRRCTALDAAGSPGEVVVATDEDVLLVQGDDYHELDFGPAAAVGFHRNRVVAADDSGRVARFDESGWTDLGAVGAVRALDGSLVAADDGVYRIGDGGLSHVGLNDVTDVSDPAGRLGGDSGTPLAATDSGLYALGNGWMDALDGAFSAVASMPDGRAHAVGPDGVVARDEESGAWEAAPIPLDESVVALAHDARAAYAVTDAGSFCVRLTGGDWRTQVLGLETVGVAVR is encoded by the coding sequence ATGGCTGATTTCGACCTCTCTATCGACGAAAAGCGGGTGTACGCGGACAAGTCCGGCAAGCAGACGGCGTACGTCGCCGCCGGCGTCGGGGTCGTGACCGTCGACGTCTCCGACGACCTCGTCGGGGGCTTCCGCATCGACCGCCGGTGTACCGCGCTGGACGCCGCCGGGTCGCCCGGAGAAGTCGTCGTCGCCACCGACGAGGACGTGCTGCTCGTGCAGGGCGACGACTACCACGAACTCGACTTCGGCCCCGCGGCGGCCGTCGGCTTCCACCGCAATCGCGTCGTCGCCGCCGACGACTCGGGTCGGGTCGCCCGCTTCGACGAGTCCGGGTGGACCGACCTCGGCGCGGTCGGGGCGGTCCGCGCCCTCGACGGGAGCCTCGTCGCGGCCGACGACGGCGTCTACCGAATCGGTGACGGCGGCCTCTCGCACGTCGGCTTGAACGACGTGACCGACGTGTCCGACCCCGCGGGCCGCCTCGGCGGCGACTCGGGAACCCCGCTCGCCGCGACCGACTCGGGACTGTACGCGCTCGGCAACGGCTGGATGGACGCGCTCGACGGGGCGTTTTCGGCGGTCGCGTCGATGCCGGACGGCCGCGCCCACGCGGTCGGCCCGGACGGCGTCGTCGCGCGCGACGAGGAGTCGGGCGCGTGGGAGGCCGCGCCGATTCCGCTGGACGAGTCGGTCGTCGCGCTCGCCCACGACGCGCGGGCCGCCTACGCCGTCACCGACGCGGGGAGCTTCTGCGTTCGGCTGACCGGGGGCGACTGGCGGACGCAGGTGCTCGGGTTAGAGACGGTCGGCGTCGCGGTTCGCTGA